A window of the Brassica napus cultivar Da-Ae chromosome C5, Da-Ae, whole genome shotgun sequence genome harbors these coding sequences:
- the LOC125575574 gene encoding probable serine/threonine-protein kinase PBL9 produces MGACLSAQVKAESPGASPKFKDTGSLGSKGSSVSVRPTPRTEGEILQSPNLKSFSFAELKSATRNFRPDSVLGEGGFGCVFKGWIDEKSLTATKPGTGLVIAVKKLNQDGWQGHQEWLAEVNYLGQFSHGHLVKLIGYCLEDEHRLLVYEFMPRGSLENHLFRRGLYFQSLSWKLRLKVALGAAKGLAFLHSSETRVIYRDFKTSNILLDSEYNAKLSDFGLAKDGPVGDESHVSTRVMGTHGYAAPEYLATGHLTTKSDVYSFGVVLLELLSGRRAMDRNRPSGERNLVEWAKPYLANKRKIFRVVDNRLQDQYSMEEACKVATLSLRCLTTEIKLRPDMKEVVSQLEHIQSLNASRGGNVDRTERRVRRRSDSVVTKKPDAGFVRQTAVGCTVVAYPRPSASPLYV; encoded by the exons ATGGGGGCTTGCTTGAGTGCTCAGGTCAAAGCTGAGAGCCCAG GGGCGAGTCCAAAGTTCAAAGATACTGGTAGTCTTGGGAGTAAGGGTTCATCTGTGTCTGTAAGACCAACCCCTCGAACTGAGGGAGAGATCTTACAGTCTCCAAACCTCAAGAGTTTCAGCTTTGCAGAGCTCAAATCCGCAACTAGGAACTTCAGACCAGACAGTGTGCTTGGTGAAGGTGGATTCGGTTGTGTCTTCAAAGGATGGATTGATGAGAAGTCTCTCACGGCAACAAAACCAGGCACTGGTTTGGTTATTGCTGTTAAAAAGCTTAACCAAGATGGTTGGCAAGGTCACCAGGAGTGGCTG GCTGAAGTGAATTACCTAGGCCAGTTCTCTCATGGACACCTTGTGAAGCTGATCGGTTATTGCCTAGAGGATGAGCACCGTCTTCTCGTTTACGAGTTCATGCCACGTGGTAGCCTAGAGAATCATCTTTTCAGGA GGGGTTTGTATTTCCAATCGTTATCTTGGAAACTTAGGTTGAAAGTTGCTCTTGGTGCTGCAAAGGGACTTGCTTTCCTTCACAGCTCCGAGACAAGAGTGATATACAGAGACTTCAAGACTTCTAACATCCTTCTTGATTcg GAGTATAACGCAAAGCTCTCTGATTTTGGGTTGGCTAAGGATGGgccagtaggagatgaaagtcACGTCTCTACACGTGTCATGGGTACACATGGATATGCAGCTCCTGAGTACCTCGCAACCG GTCATCTAACAACAAAGAGTGATGTCTATAGCTTCGGGGTTGTACTTCTGGAGCTGTTGTCTGGTCGTCGAGCCATGGACAGAAACAGACCATCGGGAGAGCGGAACCTTGTGGAGTGGGCTAAACCATACCTTGCCAACAAAAGAAAGATATTCAGAGTAGTTGATAATCGTCTTCAGGACCAGTACTCTATGGAAGAAGCATGTAAAGTGGCTACTCTGTCTCTGAGGTGTCTTACTACAGAGATTAAGCTTAGACCAGATATGAAAGAAGTGGTTTCTCAACTTGAgcatattcagtctctaaatgCTTCTAGAGGAGGAAACGTGGATAGGACAGAGAGAAGAGTGCGTAGGAGAAGTGACAGTGTTGTTACCAAAAAACCTGATGCAGGTTTTGTTAGGCAGACCGCTGTGGGCTGTACAGTTGTCGCTTATCCTCGCCCATCTGCTTCGCCGCTGTATGTCTGA